In a genomic window of Nocardiopsis mwathae:
- the gmk gene encoding guanylate kinase: MPTDSATGADTSGPERRLTVLSGPSGVGKSTVVREIRARNPEVWLSVSVTTRAPRPGETDGVEYFFVGDAEFDRMIAEGRLLEWAEFAGNRYGTPRGPVEERLRAGVPVLLEIDLQGARQVRENMPGAFHVFLAPPSWDELVRRLTGRGTEPPEVVQRRLDTARVELAAEKEFDRTLVNTSVQDVRDELLALILAPQV, encoded by the coding sequence GTGCCTACCGATTCCGCGACCGGCGCCGACACCAGTGGCCCGGAGAGACGACTCACCGTCCTGTCCGGCCCCTCCGGGGTGGGCAAGAGTACGGTGGTGCGGGAGATCCGGGCGCGGAACCCCGAGGTCTGGCTGTCGGTCTCGGTGACCACGCGTGCGCCGCGGCCCGGCGAGACCGACGGGGTGGAGTACTTCTTCGTCGGCGACGCCGAGTTCGACCGGATGATCGCCGAGGGCCGGCTGCTGGAGTGGGCCGAGTTCGCGGGCAACCGCTACGGCACCCCCCGCGGCCCCGTCGAGGAGCGCCTGCGCGCCGGAGTCCCGGTCCTGCTCGAAATCGACCTGCAGGGCGCCCGCCAGGTCCGGGAGAACATGCCCGGTGCGTTCCACGTCTTCCTGGCGCCGCCGTCCTGGGACGAGCTGGTGCGCCGCCTGACCGGGCGGGGTACCGAACCCCCGGAGGTGGTCCAGCGCCGCCTGGACACCGCCCGCGTCGAGCTCGCCGCGGAGAAGGAGTTCGACCGCACACTGGTCAACACGTCCGTCCAGGACGTACGCGATGAGCTGCTAGCGTTGATCCTCGCGCCGCAGGTGTGA
- a CDS encoding dihydroorotate dehydrogenase electron transfer subunit has product MSEQGPIQIRCPVLTVRRVDAYYAITVVAPGIAERFRSGQFVSVAVGGEQSSTLLRRPFAIHDVKPDYGGTVEFLFAVRGQGTAWLAERRSRDLLDIVGPLGRPFPLPRDPVNCVLAGGGSGAAPLFPLALSLRRRGCRVDFVLGAASADRVFSAITARRVAETATFTTDDGSFGVHGRVTDALGTVIEDARSDVVYACGPMPMLREATAVASAHGIPVQVSVEETMACGTGLCMTCVIPVVGEDGITRMVRSCMDGPVFRGERVRFDDVGTIPFDALGAPGWKALHDGGAHSDAIDREAG; this is encoded by the coding sequence ATGAGTGAGCAGGGACCGATCCAGATCCGCTGCCCGGTGCTGACCGTGCGCCGGGTCGACGCCTACTACGCCATCACCGTGGTGGCGCCGGGCATCGCCGAGCGATTCCGCTCGGGGCAGTTCGTCTCGGTGGCGGTCGGCGGCGAGCAGTCCAGCACCCTGCTGCGCCGCCCGTTCGCCATCCACGACGTCAAGCCCGACTACGGCGGCACCGTGGAGTTCCTCTTCGCGGTGCGCGGCCAGGGCACCGCCTGGCTGGCCGAGCGGCGCTCACGCGACCTGCTCGACATCGTCGGGCCGCTGGGCCGCCCCTTCCCGCTGCCGCGCGACCCGGTCAACTGCGTGCTGGCCGGGGGCGGCTCGGGGGCGGCGCCGCTGTTCCCGCTGGCGCTTTCGCTGCGCCGCCGCGGGTGCCGGGTGGACTTCGTGCTCGGCGCCGCCTCGGCCGACCGGGTGTTCAGCGCCATCACCGCCCGCCGGGTCGCCGAAACCGCGACCTTCACCACCGATGACGGGTCGTTCGGCGTGCACGGGAGGGTCACCGACGCGCTGGGCACGGTCATCGAGGACGCGCGCTCCGACGTCGTCTACGCCTGCGGGCCGATGCCGATGCTGCGCGAGGCCACCGCGGTGGCCTCGGCGCACGGGATCCCGGTGCAGGTCTCGGTGGAGGAGACCATGGCCTGCGGGACCGGGCTCTGCATGACCTGCGTGATCCCGGTCGTGGGGGAGGACGGCATCACCCGGATGGTGCGCAGCTGCATGGACGGGCCGGTGTTCCGCGGCGAGCGCGTGCGCTTCGACGACGTGGGCACGATCCCGTTCGACGCGCTCGGCGCCCCGGGCTGGAAGGCGCTCCACGACGGCGGCGCCCACTCCGACGCCATCGACCGGGAGGCCGGGTGA
- a CDS encoding dihydroorotase, translated as MNVNHLIRGARVLGGEPTDILLRDGAIAAIGAGLDAEGAAVVVADGLIALPGLVDLHTHLREPGREDAETVASGSRSAARGGYTAVHAMANTEPVADTAGVVEQVWRLGREAGYCDVQPVGAVTHGLRGERLAELGAMADSPAQVRVFSDDGLCVADPLLMRRALEYVKAFDGVVAQHAQEPRLTEGAQMNEGVVSDRLGLAGWPAVAEEAVIARDCLLAEHVGSRLHVCHVSTKGSVQIIREAKARGCDVTAEVTPHHLLLTDGLAESYDPIYKVNPPLRTAEDVHALRAALADGTIDCVATDHAPHPVEAKETEWANAAMGMVGLETALSVVQHAMVDTGLLDWAAVADRMSATPARISRIGGQGRPLAVGEPANITLYDPAASREVDGAAMVSKSGNTPYRGMTLPGNVTATFLRGVPTVLDGKIQ; from the coding sequence ATGAACGTGAACCACCTGATCCGCGGGGCCCGCGTCCTGGGCGGCGAGCCGACCGACATCCTGCTGCGCGACGGCGCCATCGCCGCGATCGGCGCGGGGCTGGACGCCGAGGGCGCCGCGGTCGTCGTGGCCGACGGCCTCATCGCCCTGCCGGGGCTGGTCGACCTCCACACCCACCTGCGTGAGCCCGGCCGCGAGGACGCCGAGACCGTGGCCAGCGGCTCCCGCTCCGCCGCCCGCGGCGGCTACACCGCCGTGCACGCCATGGCCAACACCGAGCCGGTCGCCGACACCGCCGGCGTCGTCGAGCAGGTCTGGCGGCTGGGCCGCGAGGCCGGCTACTGCGACGTGCAGCCCGTCGGCGCCGTCACCCACGGCCTGCGCGGCGAACGCCTGGCCGAGCTCGGCGCCATGGCCGACTCCCCGGCCCAGGTGCGGGTCTTCTCCGACGACGGCCTGTGCGTCGCCGACCCGCTGCTGATGCGCCGCGCCCTGGAGTACGTCAAGGCCTTCGACGGCGTCGTCGCCCAGCACGCGCAGGAGCCGCGGCTGACCGAGGGCGCCCAGATGAACGAGGGTGTCGTCTCCGACCGGCTCGGCCTGGCCGGGTGGCCGGCGGTGGCCGAGGAGGCCGTCATCGCCCGCGACTGCCTGCTCGCCGAGCACGTCGGGTCGCGGCTGCACGTCTGCCACGTCTCCACCAAGGGGTCGGTGCAGATCATCCGCGAGGCCAAAGCGCGCGGCTGCGACGTCACCGCCGAGGTCACCCCGCACCACCTGCTGCTCACCGACGGGCTCGCCGAGAGCTACGACCCCATCTACAAGGTCAACCCGCCGCTGCGCACCGCCGAGGACGTGCACGCCCTTCGCGCGGCCCTGGCCGACGGCACGATCGACTGCGTGGCCACCGACCACGCCCCGCACCCGGTCGAGGCCAAGGAGACCGAGTGGGCCAACGCCGCGATGGGCATGGTGGGCCTGGAGACCGCCCTGTCGGTGGTCCAGCACGCCATGGTCGACACCGGCCTGCTCGACTGGGCCGCCGTCGCCGACCGCATGTCGGCCACCCCGGCGCGGATCAGCCGCATCGGTGGCCAGGGCCGCCCCCTCGCGGTCGGCGAGCCCGCCAACATCACGCTCTACGACCCCGCGGCCTCCCGCGAGGTCGACGGGGCCGCCATGGTCTCCAAGAGCGGCAACACCCCCTACCGGGGGATGACCCTGCCCGGGAACGTGACCGCGACGTTCCTGCGCGGCGTTCCGACGGTCCTCGATGGGAAGATTCAGTGA
- the carB gene encoding carbamoyl-phosphate synthase large subunit, which produces MPRRSDLSSVLVIGSGPIVIGQAAEFDYSGTQACRVLRAEGLRVILVNSNPATIMTDPEIADATYVEPITPEMIEKIIAKERPDALLPTLGGQTALNAAVALHESGVLAEYKVELIGANIDAIHSGEDRETFKGIVERIGGESARSLICHTLQECLDAAEELNYPVVVRPSFTMGGAGSGFAHDETELRRIAGQGLNLSPTSEVLLEESILGWKEYELELMRDANDNVVVVCSIENLDPMGVHTGDSITVAPAMTLTDREYQRMRDLGIAVIREVGVDTGGCNIQFAVHPENGRLIVIEMNPRVSRSSALASKATGFPIAKIAAKLAVGYTLDEIPNDITRETPASFEPALDYVVVKVPRFAFEKFPGADPSLTTTMKSVGEAMAIGRSFPEALQKAMRSVEKKGVGLTWAGEPGVGGLRDKGSLLAAAATPGEQRLRLVQQALRAGATVAEVHAATRIDPWFVDQLMLLEETARKVAAAPKLDEELLRAAKRLGFSDSQLGEITGKSEEVVRELRHAMGVHPVYLTVDTCAAEFAARTPYLYSSYDEETEVPEGTTPKVIILGSGPNRIGQGVEFDYSCVHASFALSAAGYETVMVNCNPETVSTDYDTSDRLYFEPLTLEDVLEVVRAEQATGPVAGVIVQLGGQTPLGLARDLKAAGVPIVGTSPEAIDLAEDRGEFGKVLAGAGLPAPKHGTATSFEEAREAAGEIGYPVMVRPSYVLGGRGMEIVYGEDMLRDYIQRNAEVSPEYPVLIDRFLDDAIEIDVDALYDGRDLYLGGVMEHIEEAGIHSGDSACALPAVTLGNEDFERIRYSTEGIARGTGVRGLINIQFALTSGVLYVLEANPRASRTVPFVSKATAVPLAKAAARVMLGATIAELRAEGLLPAEGDGGTLPMDAPVAVKEAVLPFNRFIDKAGQGVDTVLGPEMRSTGEVMGLDAAFGAAYAKSSQAAFGSLPTTGSVFVSVANRDKRSMIFPVKRLADLGFEILATEGTAWVLRRNGVEARVVRKHSEGPGPDNEPTIVQLIHDGDVDLIVNTPFGGAGQSGPRLDGYEIRTAAVLRGVPSVTTVQGLAAAVQGIEALVRGDIGVRSLQEHAASLRGSTD; this is translated from the coding sequence ATGCCGCGCCGTAGTGATCTGTCATCCGTCCTCGTGATCGGCTCCGGGCCGATCGTGATCGGCCAGGCCGCGGAGTTCGACTACTCCGGCACCCAGGCCTGCCGCGTGCTCAGGGCCGAGGGCCTGCGCGTGATCCTGGTCAACTCCAACCCGGCCACGATCATGACCGACCCGGAGATCGCCGACGCCACCTACGTCGAGCCGATCACCCCGGAGATGATCGAGAAGATCATCGCCAAGGAGCGCCCCGACGCGCTGCTGCCCACGCTGGGTGGGCAGACCGCCCTCAACGCCGCCGTCGCCCTGCACGAGTCGGGTGTTCTCGCCGAGTACAAGGTGGAGCTCATCGGCGCCAACATCGACGCCATCCACTCGGGTGAGGACCGCGAGACCTTCAAGGGGATCGTGGAGCGCATCGGCGGCGAGTCCGCCCGCTCGCTCATCTGCCACACCCTGCAGGAGTGCCTCGACGCCGCCGAGGAGCTGAACTACCCGGTCGTGGTCCGGCCGTCCTTCACCATGGGCGGCGCCGGCTCCGGTTTCGCCCACGACGAGACCGAGCTGCGCCGCATCGCCGGGCAGGGGCTCAACCTGTCGCCGACCAGCGAGGTGCTCCTGGAGGAGTCCATCCTCGGCTGGAAGGAGTACGAGCTGGAGCTGATGCGCGACGCCAACGACAACGTGGTCGTCGTCTGCTCCATCGAGAACCTCGACCCGATGGGTGTGCACACCGGCGACTCCATCACCGTCGCCCCCGCCATGACCCTGACCGACCGCGAGTACCAGCGCATGCGTGATCTGGGCATCGCGGTCATCCGCGAGGTCGGCGTGGACACCGGCGGCTGCAACATCCAGTTCGCGGTCCACCCGGAGAACGGGCGGCTCATCGTCATCGAGATGAACCCGCGCGTCTCCCGGTCCTCGGCCCTGGCCTCCAAGGCCACCGGCTTCCCGATCGCCAAGATCGCCGCGAAGCTGGCCGTCGGCTACACCCTCGACGAGATTCCCAACGACATCACCCGCGAGACCCCGGCCAGCTTCGAGCCGGCCCTCGACTACGTCGTCGTCAAGGTGCCGCGGTTCGCCTTCGAGAAGTTCCCCGGCGCCGACCCGTCGCTGACCACCACCATGAAGTCGGTCGGCGAGGCCATGGCCATCGGCCGGTCCTTCCCCGAGGCGCTGCAGAAGGCCATGCGCTCGGTGGAGAAGAAGGGCGTGGGCCTGACCTGGGCCGGGGAGCCCGGCGTGGGCGGGCTGCGCGACAAGGGGTCCCTGCTCGCGGCCGCCGCCACCCCCGGGGAGCAGCGGCTGCGCCTGGTGCAGCAGGCACTGCGCGCCGGTGCGACCGTCGCCGAGGTGCACGCCGCCACCCGTATCGACCCGTGGTTCGTCGACCAGCTCATGCTGCTGGAGGAGACCGCCCGCAAGGTCGCGGCCGCGCCCAAGCTGGACGAGGAGCTGCTGCGCGCCGCCAAGCGGCTCGGCTTCTCCGACTCCCAGCTCGGCGAGATCACCGGCAAGTCCGAGGAGGTCGTCCGGGAGCTGCGCCACGCCATGGGCGTCCACCCCGTCTACCTGACGGTCGACACCTGCGCGGCGGAGTTCGCCGCCCGGACGCCCTACCTGTACTCCAGCTACGACGAGGAGACCGAGGTCCCCGAGGGCACCACGCCCAAGGTGATCATCCTGGGCTCCGGCCCCAACCGCATCGGCCAGGGCGTCGAGTTCGACTACAGCTGCGTGCACGCCTCCTTCGCGCTGTCGGCGGCCGGCTACGAGACCGTCATGGTCAACTGCAACCCGGAGACCGTCTCCACCGACTACGACACCAGCGACCGGCTCTACTTCGAGCCGCTCACCCTGGAGGACGTGCTGGAGGTGGTCCGCGCCGAGCAGGCCACCGGGCCGGTGGCCGGGGTGATCGTGCAGCTGGGCGGGCAGACCCCGCTCGGCCTGGCCCGCGACCTGAAGGCGGCGGGGGTGCCCATCGTCGGCACCAGCCCCGAGGCCATCGACCTGGCCGAGGACCGCGGCGAGTTCGGCAAGGTGCTGGCCGGCGCCGGGCTGCCCGCGCCCAAGCACGGCACCGCCACGTCGTTCGAGGAGGCGCGCGAGGCCGCCGGCGAGATCGGCTACCCGGTCATGGTCCGCCCCTCCTACGTGCTGGGCGGGCGCGGCATGGAGATCGTCTACGGCGAGGACATGCTGCGCGACTACATCCAGCGCAACGCCGAGGTCAGCCCGGAGTACCCGGTGCTCATCGACCGCTTCCTCGACGACGCCATCGAGATCGACGTCGACGCCCTCTACGACGGCCGCGACCTCTACCTCGGCGGTGTCATGGAGCACATCGAGGAGGCCGGGATCCACTCCGGCGACTCGGCGTGCGCCCTGCCGGCCGTGACGCTGGGCAACGAGGACTTCGAGCGGATCCGCTACTCCACCGAGGGGATCGCGCGGGGCACCGGGGTGCGCGGCCTGATCAACATCCAGTTCGCGCTGACCTCGGGCGTGCTCTACGTGCTGGAGGCCAACCCGCGCGCCTCGCGCACGGTGCCCTTCGTCTCCAAGGCGACCGCGGTGCCGCTGGCCAAGGCCGCGGCCCGGGTGATGCTCGGTGCCACCATCGCCGAGCTGCGCGCCGAGGGACTGCTCCCGGCCGAGGGCGACGGCGGCACCCTGCCCATGGACGCGCCGGTCGCGGTCAAGGAGGCGGTGCTGCCCTTCAACCGGTTCATCGACAAGGCCGGCCAGGGTGTCGACACCGTGCTGGGGCCGGAGATGCGCTCCACCGGTGAGGTCATGGGCCTGGACGCCGCCTTCGGCGCGGCCTACGCCAAGTCCTCGCAGGCGGCTTTCGGGTCGCTTCCCACCACGGGTTCGGTGTTCGTTTCGGTCGCCAACCGGGACAAGCGCTCGATGATCTTCCCGGTCAAGCGGCTGGCCGATCTGGGCTTCGAGATCCTGGCCACGGAGGGCACCGCATGGGTTCTGCGGCGCAACGGGGTCGAGGCCCGGGTGGTCCGGAAACACAGCGAAGGCCCCGGGCCCGACAACGAACCCACTATCGTGCAACTCATCCACGATGGAGACGTGGACCTCATCGTCAACACGCCGTTCGGCGGGGCGGGCCAGTCCGGGCCGCGCCTCGACGGCTACGAGATCCGGACCGCCGCGGTCCTGCGCGGTGTGCCGAGCGTGACGACGGTGCAGGGGCTGGCCGCGGCCGTCCAGGGCATCGAGGCCCTGGTGCGCGGTGACATCGGTGTGCGCTCCCTCCAGGAGCACGCCGCCTCCCTGCGCGGGTCCACCGACTAG
- a CDS encoding dihydroorotate dehydrogenase, with protein MSPDLRTRLSNVELENPVVTAAGCAGSGRELAQYFDISRIGAVTTKSVMLEPRAGRPAPRVAETPSGMLSATGLQGPGVDVLLQRDLPWLISRGGRAVVSVAGGGAGEYAELARRISDAPGVDLIEVNLSCPNPAGQGRHFADDPEEAARVVRAVRSHTRSEVPVFAKLAPDVPDLVGLAAACVEARADGLSMVNAVRGMAIDPRTLRPAVAGGMGGLSGPAIRPIAVGCVYEVHAALPQVPIIGMGGVRTGSDVLEFLAAGASAVAVGTVNFADPSACVRILRELEEMLIDRGVTRVADLIGSAHRPIGAALQGGAAAL; from the coding sequence ATGAGCCCTGATCTGCGGACCCGGCTGAGCAACGTGGAGCTGGAGAACCCCGTCGTGACGGCGGCCGGCTGCGCGGGCAGCGGACGCGAGCTGGCGCAGTACTTCGACATCTCCCGGATCGGGGCGGTGACGACCAAGTCGGTGATGTTGGAGCCGCGCGCCGGGCGGCCGGCTCCGCGCGTCGCCGAGACGCCCAGCGGCATGCTGAGCGCCACCGGCCTGCAGGGGCCGGGGGTCGACGTGCTGCTCCAGCGCGACCTGCCGTGGCTGATCTCCCGGGGCGGACGGGCCGTGGTCTCGGTCGCGGGGGGCGGCGCGGGGGAGTACGCGGAGCTGGCCCGGCGGATCTCGGATGCGCCGGGCGTCGACCTGATCGAGGTCAACCTGTCCTGCCCGAACCCGGCGGGTCAGGGGCGGCACTTCGCCGACGACCCCGAGGAGGCGGCTCGGGTGGTGCGTGCGGTGCGCTCGCACACGCGATCCGAGGTCCCGGTCTTCGCCAAGCTGGCGCCGGACGTGCCCGACCTGGTCGGGCTGGCGGCGGCGTGCGTGGAAGCGCGGGCCGACGGGCTGTCGATGGTCAACGCCGTGCGCGGGATGGCCATCGACCCGCGGACGCTGCGCCCGGCGGTGGCGGGGGGCATGGGCGGGCTGTCGGGTCCGGCCATCCGCCCGATCGCGGTGGGCTGCGTCTATGAGGTGCACGCCGCGCTGCCGCAGGTGCCGATCATCGGCATGGGCGGGGTGCGCACCGGATCCGACGTGCTGGAGTTCCTCGCGGCCGGGGCCTCCGCGGTGGCCGTCGGTACGGTGAACTTCGCCGACCCTTCGGCATGTGTCCGGATCCTGCGCGAACTGGAGGAGATGCTCATCGACCGGGGGGTGACACGGGTCGCCGACCTCATCGGATCAGCACACCGGCCCATCGGGGCCGCGCTTCAGGGCGGCGCTGCGGCGCTCTGA
- the pyrF gene encoding orotidine-5'-phosphate decarboxylase: protein MAAPIAVAIDAPEIETAARWASAVAPHVSTVKVGLELYLRYGPEVITTVRGANKVAVFLDLKLHDIPATVAGAARNIARFKPSILTVHAAGGRDMIRAAVEAAPQTDIAAVTVLTSLDEAQLEEIGLRGPASDAARRLAVLAVDAGARALVCSPQEVASLRAEVGPDITLITPGVRPAGAERGDQARVATPEAAIEAGADLLVIGRPITRAADPGAAAASIAAALRRAQAAPSG from the coding sequence GTGGCCGCGCCTATCGCCGTCGCCATCGACGCACCCGAGATCGAGACAGCCGCCCGCTGGGCGTCGGCGGTCGCGCCGCACGTCAGCACCGTCAAGGTGGGACTGGAGCTCTACCTGCGCTACGGCCCCGAGGTGATCACCACCGTCCGGGGCGCCAACAAGGTCGCCGTCTTCCTCGACCTGAAGCTGCACGACATCCCGGCCACGGTGGCCGGTGCCGCGCGCAACATCGCCCGGTTCAAACCCTCGATCCTGACCGTGCACGCCGCCGGCGGGCGGGACATGATCAGGGCGGCGGTGGAGGCGGCCCCGCAGACCGACATCGCCGCCGTGACCGTTCTCACGTCGCTGGACGAGGCGCAGTTGGAGGAGATCGGGCTGCGCGGCCCGGCGTCCGACGCCGCCCGGCGGCTGGCGGTGCTGGCGGTGGACGCGGGCGCGCGGGCCCTGGTCTGCTCGCCGCAGGAGGTCGCCTCGCTGCGCGCGGAGGTGGGCCCGGACATCACGCTGATCACACCGGGCGTGCGTCCGGCGGGGGCGGAGCGGGGGGACCAGGCCCGCGTGGCGACCCCGGAGGCGGCGATCGAGGCCGGGGCCGACCTGCTGGTCATCGGGCGGCCGATCACCCGTGCGGCCGACCCGGGAGCGGCGGCGGCGTCCATCGCGGCGGCGCTGCGCCGTGCCCAGGCGGCGCCATCGGGCTGA
- the carA gene encoding glutamine-hydrolyzing carbamoyl-phosphate synthase small subunit has product MTAETTTTDVPAILVLEDGRVFRGRSFGAQGETFGEIVFNTGMTGYQETLTDPSYHRQIVAMTAPHIGNTGVNDDDPESGRIWVAGYVVRDPARIPSNWRARRTLDEELRRQGVVGIAMPGTRALTKHIRDRGAMRAAISTTESDPQALLQRVLAEPTMAGADLVGEVTTAEPYTVAPPEGVPARFRVAAVDLGIKAMTPQRMAERGCEVTVLPATATAEDILALDPDGVFFSNGPGDPATADAPVAAMRGVLDAGKPLFGICFGNQILGRALGLGTYKLTFGHRGVNQPVRDVHTGRVYITSQNHGFAVDAPTDGPFDTPYGRAEVSFFGLNDHVVEGLRLLDRPAFSVQYHPEAAAGPHDAAQLFDAFCDLMAATSHSATPAQP; this is encoded by the coding sequence GTGACTGCAGAGACCACCACCACCGACGTGCCCGCGATCCTGGTGCTCGAAGACGGCCGGGTCTTCCGCGGCCGCTCGTTCGGCGCGCAGGGCGAGACGTTCGGCGAGATCGTCTTCAACACCGGTATGACCGGCTACCAGGAGACGCTCACCGACCCCTCCTACCACCGCCAGATCGTGGCCATGACCGCGCCGCACATCGGCAACACCGGCGTCAACGACGACGACCCCGAGTCGGGCCGGATCTGGGTCGCCGGGTACGTGGTGCGCGACCCCGCCCGCATCCCCTCCAACTGGCGCGCCCGGCGCACCCTGGACGAGGAGCTGCGCCGCCAGGGCGTCGTCGGCATCGCCATGCCCGGCACCCGCGCGCTGACCAAGCACATCCGCGACCGCGGCGCCATGCGCGCGGCCATCAGCACCACCGAGAGCGACCCGCAGGCGCTGCTGCAGCGCGTGCTCGCCGAGCCGACGATGGCCGGTGCCGACCTCGTGGGCGAGGTCACCACCGCCGAGCCCTACACCGTGGCCCCGCCCGAGGGCGTCCCCGCCCGGTTCCGGGTGGCCGCCGTCGACCTGGGCATCAAGGCCATGACCCCGCAGCGGATGGCCGAGCGCGGCTGCGAGGTCACCGTGCTGCCCGCCACCGCCACCGCCGAGGACATCCTCGCCCTGGACCCCGACGGCGTCTTCTTCTCCAACGGCCCCGGCGACCCCGCGACCGCCGACGCCCCGGTGGCCGCCATGCGCGGCGTACTGGACGCCGGCAAGCCCCTGTTCGGCATCTGCTTCGGCAACCAGATCCTCGGCCGCGCGCTGGGACTGGGCACCTACAAGCTGACATTCGGCCACCGCGGGGTGAACCAGCCCGTGCGCGACGTGCACACCGGCCGGGTCTACATCACCAGCCAGAACCACGGTTTCGCGGTCGACGCGCCCACCGACGGCCCGTTCGACACCCCCTACGGCCGCGCCGAGGTCAGCTTCTTCGGCCTCAACGACCACGTGGTGGAGGGGCTCCGGCTGCTGGACCGGCCCGCGTTCAGCGTCCAGTACCACCCCGAAGCCGCCGCGGGTCCGCACGACGCCGCCCAGCTGTTCGACGCGTTCTGCGACCTCATGGCAGCCACGTCCCACTCCGCCACGCCCGCCCAGCCCTAG
- the rpoZ gene encoding DNA-directed RNA polymerase subunit omega has protein sequence MAGTEAVAEGITNPPIDELLECVDSKYSLVTMASKRARQINAYYAQLGEGLLEYVGPLVETQVQEKALSIALREVKSGLLTAEPYEGA, from the coding sequence GTGGCTGGCACCGAGGCCGTCGCCGAAGGCATCACCAACCCGCCCATCGACGAGCTCCTGGAGTGCGTCGACAGCAAGTACAGCCTGGTCACCATGGCGTCCAAGCGCGCCCGGCAGATCAACGCCTACTACGCCCAGCTCGGCGAGGGCCTGCTGGAGTACGTCGGCCCGCTGGTCGAGACGCAGGTCCAGGAGAAGGCCCTGTCCATCGCGCTGCGCGAGGTCAAGTCCGGGCTGCTCACCGCGGAGCCCTACGAGGGAGCCTGA
- the mihF gene encoding integration host factor, actinobacterial type encodes MALPPLTPEQRAAALEKAAKARKERAEVKNKLKHGGIGLSEVLANGQTDDVIGKMKVSALLESLPGVGKVRAKQIMERLNIAESRRVRGLGANQRTALEKEFGDKAE; translated from the coding sequence GTGGCCCTTCCTCCCCTCACACCCGAACAGCGCGCCGCGGCTCTGGAGAAAGCCGCGAAGGCCAGAAAAGAGCGCGCGGAAGTCAAGAACAAGCTGAAGCACGGCGGCATCGGCCTGTCCGAGGTTCTCGCCAACGGCCAGACCGATGACGTCATCGGCAAGATGAAGGTCTCCGCTCTGCTCGAATCGCTCCCCGGCGTCGGCAAGGTCCGCGCCAAGCAGATCATGGAGCGGCTCAACATCGCCGAGTCCCGCCGTGTCCGGGGCCTGGGCGCCAACCAGCGCACGGCCCTGGAGAAGGAGTTCGGCGACAAGGCCGAGTAA
- a CDS encoding aspartate carbamoyltransferase catalytic subunit, with amino-acid sequence MRHLLSAGDLSRDEATLILDTARELAQAGARSVKKFPTLRGRTVVNLFFEDSTRTRTSFELAAKRLSADVINFSAKGSSVSKGESLKDTALTLQAMGADGVVIRHSASGAAHRLSGWVDGSVVNAGDGTHEHPTQALLDVYTMRERMGRLDGLRVAIVGDIRHSRVARSNVLLLHTLGAEATLVAPPTLMPVSVHTWPCAVSYDLDEALSKSDVVMMLRVQAERMQGAYFPTPREYSRRYGLDSERFARMHDEAIVMHPGPMVRGMEISAEVADSPRCTVTEQVANGLSIRMAVLYLLLGGSESAIGA; translated from the coding sequence ATGCGCCACCTGCTCTCCGCCGGCGACCTCAGCCGCGACGAGGCCACCCTCATCCTCGACACCGCCCGCGAACTCGCCCAAGCCGGCGCCCGGTCGGTGAAGAAGTTCCCGACCCTGCGCGGGCGCACCGTGGTCAACCTCTTCTTCGAGGACTCCACCCGCACCCGCACCTCCTTCGAGCTCGCGGCCAAGCGGCTCTCCGCCGACGTCATCAATTTCTCCGCCAAGGGCTCCAGCGTCTCCAAGGGCGAGAGCCTCAAGGACACCGCGCTCACCCTGCAGGCCATGGGCGCCGACGGCGTCGTCATCCGGCACTCCGCATCCGGCGCCGCCCACCGGCTGTCCGGCTGGGTCGACGGCTCGGTCGTCAACGCCGGGGACGGCACCCACGAGCACCCCACCCAGGCGCTGCTGGACGTCTACACCATGCGCGAGCGCATGGGCCGCCTCGACGGCCTGCGCGTCGCCATCGTCGGCGACATCAGGCACAGCAGGGTCGCCCGCTCCAACGTGCTGCTCCTGCACACGCTCGGCGCCGAGGCCACTCTGGTGGCCCCGCCCACGCTGATGCCGGTCTCCGTGCACACCTGGCCGTGCGCAGTCTCCTACGACCTCGACGAGGCCCTGTCCAAGAGCGACGTGGTGATGATGCTGCGCGTGCAGGCCGAGCGCATGCAGGGCGCCTACTTCCCCACCCCGCGCGAGTACAGCCGCCGCTACGGCCTGGACTCCGAGCGCTTCGCCCGGATGCACGACGAGGCCATCGTCATGCACCCCGGCCCGATGGTCCGCGGCATGGAGATCTCCGCCGAGGTCGCCGACTCCCCGCGCTGCACCGTGACCGAGCAGGTCGCCAACGGGCTCAGCATCCGCATGGCCGTGCTCTACCTGCTGCTCGGCGGCTCGGAATCCGCGATCGGCGCCTGA